A region of the Montipora foliosa isolate CH-2021 chromosome 8, ASM3666993v2, whole genome shotgun sequence genome:
atgaaatgcaTAAGCAAATTCAtaccatttttttgtttataatatattcaacaaaatcactccactgctttgtttccatagcaacttccacaCTGCATATCACTGCTGTGGTTAATTTCTATAATCACTgagtaatattattgttattaatttcTGGAGGCAAATGTAGTCAAAAAGTGAAAACTTTCCCTTAGTACCTCCTCTATTGtgttaaatacatgtaaactTTCCTCCATTTGCATGTTTTAACAGTGCTTTGAGGTCAATTGCTTCATCAAAATCTGTTCAAGATTCCAACCAGAGCATCATGACTGAAATTGCAGACTTGCTGACTCAAGTAGTCCAAATGGAAACAATTGCTCTCAACCCGAAAATCATGCAAAACAATTTAGAAATCAAGTTAAATCAGAACTACAAGTTTTCACAATATTCTGAAGGGATTAATTATGAATTCAACAACCATCAAAGAGCGTGGCCAGAAGAGCATGCAAAAGATGGAAAATTTATTGGAAATGAGCTATTATCtgcatttcaaacactaaatATGAAAGACACAAGCAGTGGAGTTGAAGATGTGAGAGGTGATTCtgagacaataattattgtgaagaAAGCAATAAAGGGTAGTGATCTTCCAGAATCAGACACAGTTGTGTGTGCAGAGTCACATGAACAAAGTGATTCTTTACAACTATTGCCCAACACCACATTTGATGACCTGGAAAAGTTGTGGGCAAGAACATTTTCACTTGCAGAGGAAATCGGAATAAGCAACAAAATATTACTTTTTGTAAAAAGCActtaagaataataataaataaaaataataatttcttgacaTCCCTGTTTGCCAACatcatgtttatttttaaatattcattttctttgctatGCTTTTTCTGTGGTATCTGCCAGCTCTTTCACAACAATAGTTTCATGCTGATAACATAGACTTTGAGACTTGTTTACCCAAAACCTACAGTATAGAGAGTGCTGAGTACAAGAGAACTCATTTGTAGTCATGCTTGTACTCCAGTCTAAAGGTCCTTAATCACTGCTTGATTAAAGAAAGATTTAGAACCCTTGCATTACTCTTTGATCTGTGACCATCATCTCCCTTGTTACCTTAATTCCTCTTCCCTTCTAACTTCGAAAGCCCTTGCAGTTGCGCTTTGAGACACTTTGCATTAATCTGACAGTGTTGCTTTCACTAATCCATCATTTTTTGGACAAATGACCTCCAAAGTCATTTGAGCTGCTTGCTTTAGTCAATCAGCTGAGGGGATCGGCCAACCATTTTCCCATTTTTGGTGGCATGTTTGATCAAAACTGGTGACAACTAAATCTGAAGAGAGTGCTAGCAGTTTTTGTTGTCAAGAATAATGGAGCTGTTAAAGCTCAAATGCAGGGAATTTTGACAACTTAGGCTCCAACATATCTGCTAAGAAGTATACTGTCCCAGCCATAccttaaaaagaaacaagaacaTCAGTCAAACATTAAAAACAGTTAGACCTTACTGGTGTAATGTTGTCATAAGGTCATTGTTATTGTGTATATTGTCCACAGCACATACcttcaaaaagagaaaatggatgGTCTGGGATCCGGCAGCCATGCTGACCATAGTCAAAGCACCATTCTGCAAACTAGGCATTCCACAACTcgcaataaatttaaaaagttccCTTTACAAATGCTTACTATAAATTAGCACTGCTGTCTCACTGTCACC
Encoded here:
- the LOC138013088 gene encoding uncharacterized protein, producing the protein MADDLEVKQVTEANDVNMDYRKLKKTHEKTGYREGVGSGRDAHLQQGFNEGFTHGATGSKEWGKLRGALSALRSIASSKSVQDSNQSIMTEIADLLTQVVQMETIALNPKIMQNNLEIKLNQNYKFSQYSEGINYEFNNHQRAWPEEHAKDGKFIGNELLSAFQTLNMKDTSSGVEDVRGDSETIIIVKKAIKGSDLPESDTVVCAESHEQSDSLQLLPNTTFDDLEKLWARTFSLAEEIGISNKILLFVKST